Proteins from one Flavobacterium sp. N2038 genomic window:
- the pafA gene encoding alkaline phosphatase PafA yields MKKTIVLLTLFVIANLNAQQRPKLVVGIVVDQMKMEYLYRFSDDFTQNGFKRLMNEGFTFQNMHYNYMPTYTAPGHASIYTGTTPATHGIVGNEWFSRTLGKEMYCTDDAGVKTVGDGTAEEGAMSPKNLQSTTITDEVRMATNFAGKVIGMSLKDRGAILPAGHFANWAFWYSKTGSFISSTFYGEKLPDWVTQFNNEKHYLPYLNKGWDLYKPASTYNESLPDNNPYEGKLYGSAAPVFPYDLKSMYEKNDAGVIRATPFGNDLLAEFAKRAIEKEDLGKDDITDFLTVSFSSTDYVGHLLGPRSMELQDTYLRLDQTIADFLAYLDKTVGKGNYLLFLTADHAGAENVIYLKDRKYNVDNYPSKDVRKSLQDFSIKTFGVDLLLNYSNFNIFFNKQIIKDKGLELTKVKQAFKEFLISQPQVKKVYTEEEILANGGNDYYLNFVAKGYDVTQDGDMVVIDKPGNIEYSTTGTSHGTPYSYDTHVPAIFFGWHIKKGESYDKKAITEIAPTVAQKIKVTFPNGTEAKVMQEVLDEKKEGSNVKK; encoded by the coding sequence ATGAAAAAAACTATTGTATTGTTGACATTGTTTGTGATAGCAAATTTAAATGCTCAGCAGCGCCCTAAGTTGGTTGTAGGTATTGTTGTAGATCAGATGAAGATGGAATATTTATATCGTTTTTCTGATGATTTTACTCAAAATGGATTCAAGAGATTAATGAATGAAGGATTCACTTTTCAGAATATGCATTATAATTATATGCCTACTTATACAGCTCCTGGTCATGCTTCTATTTATACAGGAACAACACCAGCAACTCATGGTATTGTTGGGAACGAGTGGTTTAGCAGAACTTTAGGAAAAGAAATGTATTGTACTGATGATGCAGGAGTAAAAACAGTTGGTGACGGAACAGCAGAAGAAGGCGCTATGTCTCCAAAAAACCTGCAAAGTACGACTATTACTGATGAAGTTAGAATGGCAACCAATTTTGCCGGAAAAGTAATAGGGATGAGTCTTAAAGATCGTGGGGCAATTTTACCTGCCGGACATTTTGCAAATTGGGCTTTTTGGTACAGTAAAACGGGGTCTTTTATTTCCAGTACTTTTTACGGAGAAAAGTTACCTGATTGGGTGACACAATTTAATAATGAAAAACATTATTTGCCTTATCTGAATAAAGGATGGGATTTATATAAACCAGCATCGACTTATAATGAAAGTTTACCTGATAATAATCCGTACGAAGGTAAATTGTATGGAAGCGCTGCACCAGTTTTTCCATATGATTTAAAATCTATGTATGAGAAGAATGATGCAGGAGTGATTAGAGCAACACCTTTTGGTAATGATCTTTTGGCAGAATTTGCAAAAAGAGCAATTGAAAAAGAAGATCTTGGTAAAGATGATATTACGGATTTTTTAACAGTAAGTTTTTCGTCAACAGATTATGTTGGACATTTACTTGGACCTCGTTCGATGGAGCTTCAGGATACTTATTTAAGATTGGATCAAACTATTGCTGATTTTTTAGCTTATTTGGATAAAACTGTGGGTAAAGGAAATTATCTTTTGTTTTTAACTGCGGATCATGCCGGAGCGGAAAATGTAATTTATTTGAAAGATCGTAAATATAATGTTGATAATTATCCATCAAAAGATGTACGCAAAAGTCTTCAGGATTTTTCCATAAAAACTTTTGGAGTGGATTTACTACTGAATTATTCTAATTTTAATATTTTCTTCAATAAACAAATCATTAAAGATAAAGGATTAGAATTAACAAAAGTAAAGCAGGCTTTCAAAGAATTTTTAATTTCACAGCCTCAGGTTAAAAAGGTTTATACGGAAGAAGAGATTTTAGCTAACGGAGGAAATGATTATTACTTAAATTTTGTTGCAAAAGGTTATGATGTGACTCAGGATGGTGATATGGTTGTAATTGATAAGCCTGGAAATATTGAATATTCAACAACCGGGACATCTCACGGAACTCCTTATAGTTATGATACTCACGTACCGGCTATCTTTTTTGGATGGCATATTAAAAAAGGGGAATCATACGATAAAAAAGCTATTACGGAAATTGCACCAACAGTAGCGCAAAAAATTAAAGTTACTTTCCCAAATGGAACTGAAGCAAAAGTAATGCAGGAAGTTTTAGATGAGAAAAAAGAAGGTTCGAATGTGAAAAAATAA
- the ald gene encoding alanine dehydrogenase: MIIGVPKEIKNNENRVALTPAGVSEMKKHGHVVYVQSTAGLGSGFSDDEYTTAGAVVLATIEEVYAIAEMIIKVKEPIASEYPLIKKDQLLFTYFHFASSEELTHAMLEKGAVCLAYETVEKTDRSLPLLVPMSEVAGRMAIQQGAKYLEKPLKGRGILLGGVPGVPPAKVLVLGGGIVGTQAAKMAAGLGAQVTIMDLSLPRLRQLDDIMPANVNTEMSNHYNITRAIKDADLVVGAVLIPGAKAPHLITRDMLKLMRPGAVVVDVAVDQGGCIETCTPTTHENPTFIIDDIVHYCVANMPGAVPYTSTLALTNATLPYALQLANKGWEKACNENEELKKGLNVANGKILYKGVAEAWNLPYNEELVLANA; the protein is encoded by the coding sequence ATGATAATAGGTGTTCCAAAAGAAATTAAAAACAATGAGAATCGTGTAGCATTAACTCCAGCCGGAGTTTCTGAAATGAAAAAACACGGACATGTTGTTTATGTACAATCTACTGCTGGTTTAGGAAGTGGATTTAGTGATGATGAATACACAACTGCTGGCGCAGTAGTTCTTGCAACAATTGAAGAAGTTTATGCAATCGCAGAAATGATCATCAAAGTAAAAGAACCAATTGCTTCTGAATATCCTTTGATCAAAAAAGATCAATTACTTTTTACTTATTTCCACTTTGCTTCATCAGAAGAATTAACACATGCTATGCTTGAAAAAGGTGCAGTGTGTTTAGCGTATGAAACAGTTGAAAAAACAGATCGTAGTTTACCTCTTTTAGTTCCAATGTCTGAAGTTGCTGGTCGTATGGCTATTCAACAAGGAGCAAAATATCTTGAAAAACCATTAAAAGGAAGAGGAATTCTTTTAGGTGGTGTTCCAGGTGTTCCTCCTGCAAAAGTATTGGTTTTAGGTGGTGGAATTGTAGGAACTCAAGCTGCAAAAATGGCTGCTGGTTTAGGAGCTCAGGTTACTATCATGGATTTAAGTTTACCTCGCTTACGTCAATTAGATGATATCATGCCTGCAAATGTAAACACAGAAATGTCTAATCACTATAACATCACAAGAGCAATTAAAGATGCAGATTTAGTAGTTGGTGCTGTATTGATTCCTGGTGCAAAAGCTCCACACTTAATCACACGTGATATGCTTAAATTAATGCGTCCGGGAGCTGTTGTTGTTGACGTAGCTGTAGATCAAGGTGGATGTATTGAAACTTGTACTCCGACAACTCACGAAAACCCAACATTCATTATTGATGATATTGTTCACTACTGTGTAGCTAACATGCCTGGAGCGGTACCTTATACATCAACTTTAGCTTTAACTAACGCTACTTTGCCATACGCATTACAATTAGCAAATAAAGGATGGGAAAAAGCTTGTAACGAAAACGAAGAATTGAAAAAAGGATTAAACGTAGCTAATGGAAAAATCCTTTACAAAGGAGTTGCTGAAGCTTGGAATCTTCCTTATAACGAAGAATTAGTGTTAGCAAACGCATAG